One window from the genome of Leptospira broomii serovar Hurstbridge str. 5399 encodes:
- a CDS encoding ATP-dependent Clp protease ATP-binding subunit: MLEFTKRAKRVINEIAQDEAKRLGSEFIGPEHILLGLLKEEDSVAIKILNNLNINLNELRKEVERRTRESSATLLMDMAQGQDRYQKIIELSKEEAKRLKHNYVGTEHILLALLRDNNNIAGGALYSFSVNYNVIKGEILRLLGAPPTSTVGVSSQPSAQPGTPRAEKTKTPILDEFARDLTQLARDKKLDPVVGRANEIQRVIQILSRKTKNNPVLVGESGVGKTAIVEGLALAIVEKNVPDLLFDKRVLSLDLASLIAGTKYRGEFEERLKKIMKEISSSNNIIIFIDELHTLIGAGAAEGAVDAANILKPALARGELQCIGATTSTEYRKYIERDSALERRFQVVKVAEPSVDDAILILTGLKKAYEAHHKVRYSDRALEQSVKLSHRYINDRYLPDKAIDIIDEAGAKARLANCARPQAIKDLEEEIKSLSQKKEDLVRAQEYEKAAGVRDEVNRKKQLLEEKIRAWQEKMDDFAVSIDEDDILSVVSQWTGIPLQRMEESESERLLRLEDELKLRVVGQDDAIEKIAKAVRRARTGFKAERRPTGSFIFLGPTGVGKTELAKALADFLFGDQDAMLRVDMSEYMEPHAVSRLIGAPPGYVGYDDGGQLTEFVRKKPYSIILLDEIEKAHHDIFNILLQVMEEGNLTDTKGRKVNFRDTIIIMTSNIGAKEISSSVRLGFEDRSGEEDKYKSDQAREQLKKHFNPEFLNRVDEVVYFRPLKREDLMKIMDIMAGDTNKRLLDKKIKIELTQEAKDHFMDIGYDEKFGARPLRRVFQRDLEDYMAVQTLKGSYKEPTKITVSFKEGKLDFVEEPWTDYKPADQGSGGDNSPNNPERSEEPALV; the protein is encoded by the coding sequence ATGTTAGAATTTACAAAAAGAGCTAAACGAGTAATTAACGAGATCGCGCAAGACGAGGCTAAACGTCTCGGCAGCGAATTTATCGGCCCCGAGCATATTCTATTGGGATTGCTTAAGGAAGAGGATTCGGTCGCGATCAAAATCCTAAACAATCTGAATATCAATCTGAACGAGCTCCGAAAGGAAGTAGAGAGACGCACGCGAGAAAGTTCCGCGACTCTGCTCATGGATATGGCGCAAGGTCAAGATCGATATCAAAAAATTATAGAGCTTTCCAAAGAAGAAGCAAAGCGCCTTAAACATAACTATGTCGGGACGGAGCATATTCTTTTAGCTTTGTTACGTGATAATAATAATATCGCCGGCGGCGCTTTATACTCTTTCAGCGTTAATTATAACGTAATTAAGGGAGAAATTTTGCGTTTACTAGGAGCTCCTCCAACGAGTACAGTCGGAGTCTCTAGTCAACCTTCCGCTCAACCAGGTACTCCTCGTGCGGAAAAAACTAAAACTCCGATTCTGGATGAGTTTGCAAGAGACCTAACCCAACTAGCAAGGGATAAAAAATTAGATCCTGTCGTCGGTCGTGCGAATGAAATCCAACGAGTAATTCAAATTCTTTCTAGAAAAACGAAAAATAATCCCGTACTGGTGGGAGAATCAGGAGTCGGAAAAACCGCTATCGTCGAGGGCTTAGCGCTCGCCATTGTGGAGAAGAATGTTCCGGATTTACTCTTCGATAAAAGGGTTCTTTCATTGGATCTTGCTAGTCTAATAGCCGGCACCAAGTATCGCGGTGAATTCGAAGAAAGATTGAAAAAGATCATGAAAGAGATTTCCTCCTCTAATAATATCATTATCTTTATCGATGAGTTGCATACTTTGATCGGCGCCGGAGCTGCGGAAGGCGCGGTTGACGCCGCGAATATTTTGAAACCGGCATTAGCTAGGGGTGAATTGCAATGTATCGGTGCAACGACAAGTACCGAATATAGAAAATACATCGAGCGAGACTCCGCTTTAGAAAGACGCTTTCAAGTCGTAAAAGTCGCGGAGCCTTCGGTGGACGACGCGATCCTAATTCTGACAGGACTGAAAAAGGCATACGAAGCCCACCATAAAGTAAGGTACTCGGATCGTGCGTTAGAACAATCTGTTAAGCTTTCTCACAGGTATATCAATGATAGATATCTTCCTGATAAAGCCATCGATATCATCGACGAAGCGGGAGCAAAAGCTCGCTTAGCGAACTGCGCGAGACCCCAGGCAATCAAGGATTTGGAAGAAGAAATCAAATCTCTTTCTCAAAAGAAGGAAGATTTGGTTCGTGCTCAAGAATACGAGAAGGCAGCGGGCGTTCGCGACGAAGTAAATCGTAAAAAACAATTATTGGAAGAGAAGATTCGGGCGTGGCAAGAGAAGATGGATGATTTTGCAGTCTCCATCGACGAAGACGATATTCTTTCCGTCGTTTCGCAATGGACCGGCATTCCTCTCCAAAGAATGGAAGAGAGTGAATCCGAAAGATTACTGCGATTGGAAGACGAATTGAAACTTCGCGTGGTCGGTCAAGACGATGCGATTGAAAAAATCGCAAAAGCCGTCAGGAGAGCACGTACCGGATTTAAAGCCGAGCGTCGCCCGACAGGATCCTTTATTTTCCTAGGTCCGACAGGCGTGGGCAAGACCGAGCTGGCGAAAGCTCTTGCGGACTTCTTGTTCGGGGATCAGGACGCTATGCTTAGGGTCGATATGTCCGAATATATGGAGCCGCATGCGGTCAGCCGCTTGATAGGAGCTCCTCCAGGTTACGTCGGTTACGACGACGGGGGCCAGTTGACCGAATTCGTACGTAAAAAACCGTATTCGATCATTCTTTTGGATGAAATAGAAAAGGCTCATCATGATATCTTTAATATTCTTCTCCAAGTAATGGAGGAAGGAAACTTAACGGATACCAAAGGTCGCAAAGTGAATTTCCGAGATACGATCATCATCATGACTTCGAATATCGGAGCTAAGGAAATTTCAAGTAGCGTTCGCCTCGGGTTTGAAGATCGTTCCGGCGAAGAAGATAAATATAAATCCGATCAAGCAAGGGAACAGCTCAAGAAGCACTTTAATCCCGAGTTCCTAAATAGGGTAGACGAAGTAGTTTACTTCCGTCCGCTTAAGAGGGAAGATCTCATGAAGATCATGGATATCATGGCTGGCGATACGAACAAACGTCTCTTGGATAAGAAAATCAAGATCGAGCTTACTCAAGAGGCGAAAGACCATTTCATGGATATCGGATACGATGAAAAATTCGGAGCCCGTCCGTTACGAAGAGTGTTCCAACGAGATCTGGAAGACTATATGGCCGTCCAAACTCTCAAGGGTTCTTACAAAGAACCTACTAAGATCACTGTTTCGTTCAAAGAAGGAAAGTTGGACTTTGTTGAAGAACCTTGGACCGATTATAAACCGGCGGACCAAGGTTCGGGCGGGGACAATTCCCCTAATAACCCCGAAAGATCGGAAGAACCGGCTCTCGTTTAA
- a CDS encoding tetratricopeptide repeat protein, with protein sequence MATKKHITILLLALLPIVFAGNSFGQEQADYSKALAEFQSGNSEKALEIIKVLHEQGKRSYETHYLAAFCHYKAGRMKSAGTHWSEALKLKPGDPAVSTDFARYLLQVGRNDDALEIISRSYEINPKNREVRLLFATALLYNGKARDALHVIEKLKSEDPNDYHPLVLEAQVYYYLGSAEKAEVSLKWAQSLVPNNPNVLNNLALVYEKGGNQEAKRGNLKKALDQLKSAKEQIEAALKIKPEDEKFRGNLQRIEARINALSQG encoded by the coding sequence ATGGCTACAAAGAAACATATCACCATCCTTTTATTGGCACTGCTGCCGATCGTATTCGCCGGGAATTCGTTCGGGCAGGAACAAGCGGATTATTCAAAAGCACTAGCCGAATTCCAAAGTGGAAATTCGGAAAAGGCGCTCGAAATTATTAAAGTACTGCATGAGCAGGGGAAGCGTAGTTACGAGACCCATTATTTGGCTGCATTCTGTCATTATAAAGCGGGAAGGATGAAATCCGCTGGAACTCATTGGTCCGAAGCTTTAAAATTGAAACCGGGTGATCCGGCAGTCAGCACTGACTTTGCTCGATACCTTCTTCAAGTTGGTCGGAACGACGACGCCCTGGAAATCATATCAAGATCCTATGAGATCAATCCTAAGAATCGAGAAGTAAGATTGCTATTTGCAACTGCCCTTTTGTATAACGGAAAAGCACGCGATGCATTGCATGTTATCGAAAAATTAAAATCTGAAGATCCGAACGACTATCATCCCCTTGTTTTAGAGGCTCAAGTTTACTATTATTTGGGAAGCGCCGAAAAGGCCGAGGTCAGTTTAAAATGGGCACAATCTCTCGTTCCTAATAACCCAAATGTCTTGAATAATCTGGCTTTGGTGTATGAAAAAGGCGGAAACCAGGAAGCGAAGCGCGGGAATTTGAAGAAAGCATTAGATCAACTAAAGAGTGCAAAAGAACAAATCGAAGCGGCATTGAAGATAAAACCGGAAGATGAAAAGTTTCGGGGAAATCTACAAAGAATCGAGGCGAGAATTAATGCCCTCTCACAAGGCTGA
- the mtaB gene encoding tRNA (N(6)-L-threonylcarbamoyladenosine(37)-C(2))-methylthiotransferase MtaB codes for MPSHKAEKKVLFHTLGCRLNFFESDGLFSSLSRHGYRTAVEDEIPDVVVVNTCTVTNKADSRNRNIIRNAVKRYPGAQVWVTGCYAQTDRQSIEAIPGIAGVVGNEDKSRLPLMILEREGAVSLDRPIRSDRFSYSDVLPNGHTRAYLKIQDGCDRTCSYCKIPQARGKGVSREWTDILDQVSFLQDSGVGEIMLTGVNLGWYRNSEGRKAFPKLLESILNKLEYSRLRLSSIEPPDVGTELVELLTHPRFCPFLHVPLQSGSKHILKKMKRSYTPETFRKRIELAKSKIPGLFLGTDVIVGFPGETEADFLDSVNILQDLEFAKIHAFPFSVRRNTTAEEFPETVTKEGKKERVHSLMSLSQNLHSSYAVSQFGKKREAILEKDGVAVTDNYLKVILPTKDLQALSPGQFLTVEIGEYLPASDKEGKVSGRILAAVG; via the coding sequence ATGCCCTCTCACAAGGCTGAAAAGAAAGTTCTTTTTCATACATTAGGATGTAGGCTTAATTTTTTCGAGTCGGACGGACTTTTTTCTTCCTTGAGTCGCCACGGTTATAGAACCGCCGTCGAAGATGAAATTCCTGATGTAGTGGTGGTAAATACCTGTACTGTCACGAACAAAGCGGATTCCAGAAACCGGAACATTATTCGGAATGCAGTAAAACGATACCCTGGAGCTCAAGTTTGGGTGACCGGTTGTTATGCTCAAACGGATCGTCAATCGATCGAAGCCATTCCAGGTATTGCCGGCGTGGTAGGGAACGAGGATAAATCCCGCCTTCCGCTAATGATATTGGAAAGAGAAGGTGCCGTTAGTTTAGACCGGCCGATTCGATCTGATCGATTTTCTTACTCCGACGTTTTGCCGAACGGGCATACGAGAGCTTATTTAAAAATCCAAGATGGGTGTGATCGGACTTGTTCTTACTGTAAGATTCCGCAAGCCCGAGGAAAGGGGGTCAGTCGCGAATGGACGGACATCCTAGATCAGGTTTCTTTTTTGCAAGATAGCGGGGTAGGCGAGATCATGCTGACCGGGGTAAACTTGGGTTGGTATAGGAACTCCGAAGGCCGAAAAGCATTTCCGAAGTTATTGGAATCGATTTTAAATAAATTGGAATATTCCCGTCTTCGCTTATCATCGATCGAGCCACCTGATGTCGGAACCGAGTTGGTAGAATTGTTGACTCATCCTAGATTTTGTCCTTTTTTACACGTTCCATTACAAAGCGGAAGTAAACATATTCTGAAAAAAATGAAACGAAGTTATACTCCCGAAACCTTTCGGAAACGAATCGAATTAGCTAAATCTAAAATTCCCGGCCTTTTTTTGGGGACTGACGTGATAGTCGGATTTCCCGGCGAGACCGAAGCGGATTTTCTAGATTCGGTAAACATTCTTCAAGATTTGGAATTTGCGAAAATTCATGCCTTTCCTTTTTCCGTCCGCCGAAATACCACTGCGGAAGAATTTCCGGAAACCGTGACCAAGGAAGGTAAGAAGGAAAGAGTTCATTCTCTCATGTCGCTTTCTCAAAATTTACATTCTTCCTACGCGGTGTCACAGTTCGGAAAAAAAAGGGAAGCAATTCTGGAGAAAGACGGAGTCGCAGTTACGGACAATTATCTAAAAGTAATATTACCGACTAAGGACCTTCAAGCTTTAAGTCCCGGACAGTTTCTTACCGTTGAAATCGGGGAATACTTACCCGCTTCCGATAAGGAAGGAAAGGTATCCGGTCGAATTTTGGCTGCCGTAGGCTGA
- a CDS encoding class I SAM-dependent methyltransferase, producing the protein MSDLEYYYDLDYQNFLLSSKRRDVTPPEVVFKHFPLKDVMNLVDFGMGLGFWTEYLLKMIHKEGWIWGAECNQDLLDEVLHWKNREEIDRFTPFYMEKADRPLLPEWIPVPDVVFASLVLSTFPDPGQAMDGLIRSMRKGGKLIVLDWVKNEFAIGPKINDKISLDKMKFLAEQYKLDVIKSVRISENVYGLEIQAGSDFEYGYYDLKEEEMYSEELIRS; encoded by the coding sequence ATGAGCGACCTGGAATATTACTACGATTTAGATTATCAGAATTTCCTTCTTTCAAGCAAGCGCAGGGATGTCACTCCTCCGGAAGTAGTTTTTAAGCATTTTCCACTCAAAGATGTTATGAACTTGGTGGATTTCGGTATGGGCTTAGGTTTCTGGACCGAATATTTATTAAAAATGATCCATAAGGAAGGATGGATCTGGGGTGCAGAATGTAATCAGGACCTCCTAGATGAAGTTCTTCATTGGAAAAATCGTGAAGAAATCGATCGCTTTACTCCTTTTTATATGGAAAAGGCGGATCGCCCCCTTCTTCCGGAATGGATTCCAGTCCCGGACGTAGTCTTTGCTTCCCTTGTACTCTCGACTTTCCCGGATCCGGGCCAAGCCATGGACGGACTCATTCGTTCAATGAGGAAAGGTGGAAAACTTATCGTTCTCGATTGGGTTAAGAATGAATTCGCCATCGGTCCTAAGATCAATGACAAGATCTCTTTAGATAAAATGAAATTCCTTGCAGAGCAGTATAAGCTGGACGTGATAAAGAGTGTGCGAATCAGCGAGAACGTTTACGGGTTGGAGATACAGGCAGGATCCGATTTCGAGTACGGTTATTATGACCTAAAAGAGGAAGAAATGTATTCGGAAGAATTGATTCGATCCTAG
- a CDS encoding tetratricopeptide repeat protein codes for MKTRVRILFFLCLLAVAGIADAQQQELIRTDTDQFGVAGSINVEVLKDGKSVRITWEPPRETGEIIIARNPSVIDTPEKCYISDSLGKFPSGIANGVNQIYDYNLRPGTYYYAVVLSHHVRKKDLKLVPNRNFTTIPVVIEQSSNQPTSNLNPDDEKKKILSDDARVTDIAVKREGKYLRVSWEPYRLGIPGETIYSIYRSAEPLSSLSLMRKAEKLAEVSHPENSFLDQDLNKSQTIYYGVTVRQGLKEVIPLIQNQSFIRQFYVYDQDKRKQPNEDSITKSEYSFDEMHVKDLSSTAVNEGIRLDWKAPENPDENTVYSVYQATKPLSGGVATFLGGNVRKLGEVTHPETNVMVRMKPSKNTVYFGVTVKRGDKEDFTLSQDQSYVAIEGSNPSNTVQDETPKENQPAISKDNVASDEELNKILKSTYWKNDYSEAIRQLAPFEQADNQDVRGKAKFFTGLSYYRNGDFRKALKYFVQKEVKSYNPDRTEFWTKHCLAKISGGRH; via the coding sequence ATGAAGACCCGTGTACGGATACTATTTTTCCTTTGTCTGCTCGCGGTTGCTGGTATAGCGGACGCTCAACAGCAGGAACTCATACGTACGGATACCGACCAATTCGGGGTTGCAGGATCGATTAATGTGGAAGTCCTTAAGGATGGAAAGTCGGTTAGAATTACTTGGGAGCCCCCTCGGGAAACCGGAGAAATTATTATCGCAAGAAACCCGAGCGTCATCGATACTCCGGAAAAATGTTATATTTCGGACTCTTTGGGGAAGTTCCCGAGCGGGATTGCCAACGGGGTAAATCAAATATACGATTATAACCTTCGACCGGGAACGTACTACTATGCTGTCGTTCTATCCCACCATGTTCGAAAAAAAGATTTAAAACTAGTTCCTAACCGAAATTTCACTACCATCCCGGTGGTTATCGAACAGTCTTCTAATCAGCCCACTTCCAATCTGAATCCGGACGATGAAAAAAAGAAGATCCTCTCCGATGACGCAAGAGTTACCGACATTGCCGTTAAGCGAGAAGGAAAATATCTTCGTGTTTCTTGGGAACCCTATCGATTGGGTATTCCGGGAGAAACAATTTATTCTATCTATCGATCGGCCGAGCCGCTTTCCAGTCTGAGCCTGATGCGTAAGGCCGAAAAACTCGCGGAAGTATCTCATCCTGAAAACTCGTTTCTAGATCAGGACTTAAATAAGTCTCAAACGATTTATTACGGCGTAACCGTTAGGCAAGGATTGAAGGAAGTCATACCTCTAATTCAAAATCAGTCATTCATACGGCAATTTTACGTTTATGATCAGGATAAACGTAAACAGCCTAACGAAGATAGTATTACCAAATCTGAATACTCCTTCGATGAAATGCATGTAAAGGACCTGAGTTCCACTGCGGTAAATGAAGGAATCCGCCTGGATTGGAAGGCTCCTGAAAATCCTGATGAGAATACCGTTTATTCCGTTTACCAAGCGACAAAACCCCTTTCCGGCGGAGTGGCAACCTTTTTAGGCGGTAATGTTCGGAAGTTAGGCGAGGTTACTCATCCGGAAACCAATGTGATGGTTAGAATGAAACCGTCCAAGAATACGGTCTATTTCGGCGTTACGGTTAAGCGCGGCGACAAGGAAGATTTTACTCTTTCGCAAGATCAGTCTTACGTTGCAATCGAGGGTTCTAATCCGTCAAACACAGTGCAAGATGAGACTCCGAAGGAAAACCAACCTGCGATCTCAAAAGATAACGTTGCATCCGATGAAGAATTAAATAAAATTCTTAAATCTACGTATTGGAAGAACGATTATTCGGAGGCGATTCGCCAGCTCGCTCCGTTTGAACAAGCGGATAATCAAGACGTACGGGGAAAGGCAAAATTCTTTACAGGGCTTTCTTATTATCGAAACGGGGATTTCAGAAAAGCGTTAAAGTATTTCGTGCAAAAAGAAGTAAAATCATATAATCCAGATCGAACCGAATTTTGGACAAAACATTGTCTGGCTAAGATTAGCGGAGGAAGGCATTGA
- a CDS encoding tetratricopeptide repeat protein gives MNRSIILVTGFLFICAGLLTGIYTAVIQDNEGNNREVLEKIREGEEFLKHSNPKSAEKALDIFSELSAKEVSTQLAFRIKYDLGKALEKSNDKMLALGIYRELNQKDGLSREERAKVAYGLGNLLLMLNRDEEGKGHLEEVLRTSNDNKLRSNALSAIADYYMKKGNYDQSRKNYVLALQEDPENVKARVRWGKSLRKMGKDWSAYDVYEDYIQADAYFDRDKISVDSEFRSGLLEKGRQLYFRKQYYGAIESFKKALDLGVSEKAREQAWYFIAESYDSIGKPDSAIQYLNKILENADSTMDQAALFRKGTIYFRGGKYEKAASSFQEANDRNHDNALGRKAAAWKKESLDQIEDNLNYQDGNKAKAKPSDDGSSDTDDWKY, from the coding sequence TTGAACCGTTCCATTATACTAGTAACTGGTTTTTTATTTATATGCGCAGGTTTGCTAACCGGAATTTATACCGCCGTTATTCAGGATAACGAAGGAAACAATCGGGAAGTCCTTGAAAAAATTCGTGAGGGGGAGGAATTCTTAAAACATTCCAATCCTAAATCCGCCGAAAAAGCTTTGGATATTTTTTCGGAACTATCCGCTAAGGAAGTTTCGACTCAACTTGCATTTCGAATCAAATACGATCTTGGGAAGGCTCTAGAGAAGAGTAACGATAAAATGCTCGCTCTCGGCATTTATCGCGAATTGAATCAGAAAGACGGACTTTCTCGAGAAGAACGTGCTAAAGTCGCATACGGTCTCGGTAACTTGCTTTTAATGCTTAATCGGGACGAAGAAGGAAAAGGACACTTAGAAGAAGTGCTTAGAACCTCGAACGATAATAAACTTCGTTCAAATGCGTTGTCGGCTATCGCCGACTATTATATGAAGAAGGGAAATTACGACCAATCGCGAAAAAACTACGTTTTGGCGTTACAAGAGGATCCTGAAAACGTTAAAGCAAGGGTTCGATGGGGAAAATCGTTACGAAAAATGGGTAAAGATTGGTCCGCCTATGACGTATACGAAGATTACATACAAGCGGACGCCTATTTCGATCGAGATAAAATTTCGGTGGATTCGGAATTTCGCTCGGGGCTGCTGGAAAAAGGCAGGCAATTGTATTTTAGAAAACAATATTACGGGGCTATCGAGTCCTTTAAGAAAGCGCTGGATCTCGGTGTAAGCGAAAAAGCCAGGGAACAAGCATGGTATTTCATTGCGGAAAGTTACGACTCAATCGGTAAACCGGATTCGGCCATACAGTATTTAAATAAGATTTTAGAAAATGCCGATTCGACTATGGATCAAGCGGCGCTTTTTCGCAAAGGGACTATTTATTTTAGAGGTGGAAAGTACGAAAAGGCCGCTTCCTCCTTCCAGGAAGCTAACGATCGAAACCATGATAATGCCCTTGGCCGTAAAGCAGCCGCTTGGAAAAAAGAATCACTGGATCAGATCGAAGACAATCTGAATTATCAAGATGGAAACAAGGCGAAAGCAAAACCTTCCGATGACGGATCGTCGGATACGGACGACTGGAAATACTAG
- a CDS encoding alkaline phosphatase family protein: MIFYVFIDGIGFGENDPEKNPFSRFSTGVFLPLAGKEIPKDSPPRLQDLVYIKTDASMGIKGLPQSATGQTSLWTGINACQVLNRHMSGFPTFTLKRIIAKYSIVRVLEERGFKADLLNCYTPGFSDHVKKNPRQVSASTLIQMAGNKPLKGMEDLRAGKGLYMDISREFLRKFGRDYIEKGDPVLEKQDPYATGKAIVPAIKDYTLCIYEYFLTDKVGHKMNWSGADRCIQDLEGFLLGVIEAMNPDEDQLIVTSDHGNLEDLTVDVHTTNLVPTILFGKYTERMKDKIKSLKDIPHAIYDCLGFRIEMSEEEFIQTAS, translated from the coding sequence ATGATTTTTTATGTATTTATCGACGGAATCGGCTTTGGTGAGAATGATCCCGAAAAAAACCCGTTTTCTCGATTCTCTACCGGAGTATTTCTTCCGTTAGCCGGAAAGGAAATCCCGAAAGACTCTCCGCCCCGCTTGCAAGACCTAGTTTACATTAAGACCGATGCAAGCATGGGCATAAAGGGATTACCACAGAGCGCCACCGGTCAAACATCTCTCTGGACAGGAATCAACGCTTGTCAGGTCCTAAATCGACATATGAGCGGCTTTCCGACATTTACCTTAAAACGAATTATCGCTAAATACTCCATTGTCCGGGTATTGGAGGAACGAGGATTTAAAGCCGACTTACTAAATTGTTATACTCCTGGTTTTTCGGATCACGTAAAAAAAAATCCGAGACAAGTCTCCGCTTCGACATTAATTCAAATGGCCGGAAATAAACCCCTGAAAGGAATGGAGGATCTTAGAGCCGGTAAAGGTCTTTATATGGATATCAGCAGAGAATTCCTGCGAAAATTCGGCCGAGATTATATCGAGAAGGGAGACCCCGTTTTGGAAAAGCAAGACCCGTATGCAACCGGGAAAGCGATCGTTCCCGCAATTAAGGATTACACTCTCTGTATATACGAATATTTTTTGACCGATAAGGTCGGTCATAAAATGAACTGGAGTGGAGCGGACCGTTGTATTCAAGACTTGGAAGGATTTTTGCTCGGTGTAATCGAAGCAATGAACCCGGATGAAGATCAATTGATCGTCACATCGGATCACGGAAATTTGGAAGATTTAACCGTAGATGTGCATACGACAAACCTGGTTCCGACGATCCTGTTCGGGAAATATACCGAGCGAATGAAAGATAAGATCAAATCCCTAAAAGACATTCCTCATGCAATTTATGACTGCCTAGGATTCCGAATAGAAATGTCGGAAGAAGAGTTTATTCAAACCGCCAGTTAA
- a CDS encoding tetratricopeptide repeat protein — translation MNLSIGKFFIISILFLFSSHFLTAQEENRREWNKAAKQKILNLQQNGQEAQSLPFLEEYVRKNPAELMYRLYLARALFWRSDLELPKHDEDVFSRMEKIKKIRDNYLRSASIFEEALGHLSKIAPRDPDLGKWFFLWALSEWYAGREDRAIQIFRKSFKYDFRLNQANYNIGAIYESLGQLKDSKIYYGTYLKNEKELKEEE, via the coding sequence ATGAATCTTTCGATTGGAAAGTTCTTCATTATAAGCATATTATTTCTTTTTTCATCTCACTTCTTGACGGCCCAGGAAGAGAATCGACGAGAATGGAATAAGGCGGCAAAACAGAAAATTTTAAATCTTCAACAGAACGGGCAGGAAGCGCAAAGTTTACCGTTTCTGGAAGAATACGTTCGGAAGAATCCGGCGGAGCTGATGTATAGATTGTATTTAGCGAGAGCTTTATTTTGGAGATCCGATCTTGAACTTCCCAAGCACGACGAAGATGTTTTTTCAAGAATGGAAAAAATCAAGAAAATCAGAGATAACTACCTGAGATCGGCCTCCATTTTTGAGGAGGCTTTAGGACATCTATCTAAAATTGCGCCGAGAGACCCGGATCTGGGTAAATGGTTTTTTTTATGGGCGCTGAGCGAATGGTATGCAGGTCGGGAAGATCGCGCGATACAAATTTTTAGAAAATCATTTAAATATGATTTTAGATTGAATCAGGCCAACTATAATATCGGAGCAATTTACGAAAGCCTAGGACAGCTAAAGGATTCGAAAATTTATTACGGAACCTACTTGAAAAATGAAAAGGAATTGAAAGAAGAGGAGTAA
- the rpiB gene encoding ribose 5-phosphate isomerase B, with translation MKKIGIASDHGGFELKEYLRHELGNSIEIVDYGTKDESSVDYPIVIGEACKKVLSGEVDGLIALCGTGIGASIAANRFKGIRAALCHDEFTAEMSRRHNNANVLVLGGRVLGKELAIRICQKWLSTTFEAGRHERRVSQLDSIS, from the coding sequence ATGAAAAAGATAGGCATTGCCTCCGATCACGGGGGTTTCGAGCTAAAAGAATACCTAAGACACGAATTAGGAAATTCGATAGAAATAGTAGATTATGGAACCAAAGACGAATCTTCCGTAGATTATCCGATCGTCATCGGTGAGGCTTGCAAAAAAGTCCTCTCAGGAGAAGTCGACGGCTTAATCGCTTTATGCGGAACAGGTATCGGCGCCTCTATCGCAGCAAACAGATTTAAAGGAATTCGCGCCGCTCTATGTCACGACGAATTTACTGCGGAAATGTCCCGTCGTCATAATAATGCGAATGTTTTAGTGCTCGGAGGCCGAGTTCTTGGAAAGGAACTAGCGATCCGGATTTGCCAAAAATGGCTCTCAACTACATTTGAAGCCGGCCGTCACGAAAGACGTGTAAGCCAACTCGACTCGATTAGCTAG